Proteins encoded in a region of the Planctomycetota bacterium genome:
- a CDS encoding 50S ribosomal protein L25 has protein sequence MSEVLKVQVREPQGKRFNRRMRAEGQVPVNLYGHGEKNVYLTVPVDQVKAMVRHGARVVDLDGPVKEKAFIRELQWDTFGVEVLHIDLTRVSADERVEVSVTVELRGTAAGAKEGGVVEHVLHEVEIDCLAVEIPEKLFLRIGELKLNGSLTAGAIELPPNVKLVTDAEEVVVNCSPPHVEDETAAEAGAAEPEVIGRKADEEGEKEEE, from the coding sequence ATGTCGGAAGTATTGAAGGTGCAAGTTCGCGAACCCCAGGGCAAACGCTTCAACCGTCGGATGCGCGCCGAAGGGCAAGTGCCGGTGAACCTGTACGGTCACGGCGAAAAGAACGTCTACCTGACCGTGCCGGTCGATCAGGTCAAGGCGATGGTGCGCCACGGTGCCCGCGTGGTCGACTTGGACGGCCCGGTCAAGGAAAAGGCGTTCATTCGCGAACTGCAGTGGGACACCTTTGGTGTCGAAGTGCTGCACATTGACTTGACTCGCGTCAGCGCCGACGAGCGCGTCGAAGTCAGCGTCACCGTCGAGCTGCGCGGCACCGCCGCTGGCGCCAAGGAAGGCGGCGTGGTCGAACACGTATTGCATGAAGTCGAAATCGACTGCTTGGCGGTCGAGATTCCCGAGAAGCTGTTCCTGCGGATCGGCGAATTGAAGTTGAACGGCTCGCTGACGGCTGGCGCGATCGAACTGCCGCCGAATGTGAAGCTGGTCACCGATGCCGAGGAAGTCGTGGTCAATTGCTCGCCGCCGCACGTCGAGGACGAAACCGCTGCCGAAGCTGGCGCTGCCGAGCCCGAAGTGATTGGCCGCAAGGCCGACGAAGAAGGGGAAAAGGAAGAGGAGTAA
- a CDS encoding aminoacyl-tRNA hydrolase, translated as MKLVVGLGNPGRKYEGTRHNVGFEVVHELARRAAAGTPKSQFDAEALDVTVAGERLILLCPQMYMNRSGSSVQRARDFYKLQNEQVLVVCDDFALPIGKLRLRAQGSAGGQKGLDDTIRCLGTDAVPRLRLGIGPLPENWDPADFVLGKLSKDERAEMAFQVPRAADAVGVWASQGIGSAMAQFN; from the coding sequence ATGAAGCTGGTCGTTGGCCTGGGGAACCCCGGGCGCAAATATGAGGGAACTCGCCACAACGTCGGCTTCGAAGTGGTCCACGAACTGGCCCGCCGCGCCGCGGCCGGCACGCCCAAGTCGCAGTTCGACGCCGAGGCGCTCGACGTGACGGTGGCTGGCGAACGGCTGATCTTGCTTTGCCCGCAGATGTACATGAATCGCAGTGGAAGCAGCGTGCAGCGGGCACGCGACTTCTACAAATTGCAGAACGAACAAGTGTTAGTGGTTTGTGACGACTTTGCCCTGCCAATCGGCAAGCTCCGCTTGCGGGCGCAAGGTTCCGCCGGTGGCCAGAAGGGCCTGGACGACACGATTCGTTGCTTGGGAACCGATGCGGTGCCGCGACTGCGGCTGGGCATTGGCCCCTTGCCCGAGAACTGGGATCCGGCTGACTTTGTGCTGGGCAAGCTCTCGAAAGACGAGCGAGCCGAGATGGCCTTTCAGGTGCCGCGCGCGGCCGACGCCGTAGGTGTCTGGGCCAGCCAGGGCATCGGATCGGCGATGGCACAATTCAACTAA
- the rpsF gene encoding 30S ribosomal protein S6, with product MAENAYEAMFILDSNRYARNTGGVAQQINDMISKIGGEILVSRLWEERRLAYPINGQRKGTYWIAYFKAPSEKIATLNREIHLDENILRSLVLKIDPRIVETLVSHAKAGPTEVQRAPAPVVRRPAPAIAEAVPEELGN from the coding sequence TTGGCCGAAAACGCTTACGAAGCCATGTTCATTCTCGACTCGAACCGTTACGCGCGCAATACCGGCGGAGTCGCCCAGCAGATCAACGACATGATCAGCAAGATCGGTGGCGAAATCCTCGTCAGCCGGCTGTGGGAAGAGCGCCGGCTGGCCTATCCGATCAACGGCCAGCGGAAGGGAACCTATTGGATCGCCTACTTCAAGGCGCCGTCCGAGAAGATCGCCACGCTGAATCGCGAGATCCACTTGGACGAGAATATTCTCCGTTCGCTGGTGCTGAAGATCGATCCGCGCATTGTCGAAACCCTGGTCAGCCACGCCAAGGCGGGCCCGACCGAAGTTCAGCGCGCACCCGCGCCGGTAGTGCGTCGTCCGGCGCCGGCGATTGCGGAAGCTGTTCCCGAAGAACTGGGCAACTAG
- a CDS encoding single-stranded DNA-binding protein, translating to MASFNKVVLVGNLTRDPEVRYTTNSTAVCDIGLAVNDRRKNANGEWVDETTFVDITLWGRTAEVAGEYLKKGSSVLIEGRLKLDSWEKDGQKRTKLKVVGEVMQMLGGRGEGGGGGGGGGGRGRASSGDEYSSEPRSAPSRGNAPAPSGPEDDVPF from the coding sequence ATGGCAAGCTTCAACAAAGTCGTTCTGGTCGGCAATCTGACCCGCGATCCCGAGGTGCGTTACACCACGAACAGCACCGCGGTCTGCGACATCGGGCTGGCCGTCAACGATCGCCGCAAGAATGCCAACGGCGAGTGGGTCGACGAGACGACCTTCGTCGATATCACCTTGTGGGGACGCACGGCCGAAGTGGCGGGCGAGTACCTGAAAAAGGGCTCGTCGGTGCTGATCGAAGGCCGCTTGAAGCTCGACAGTTGGGAAAAGGACGGCCAGAAGCGGACCAAGCTGAAAGTCGTCGGCGAAGTAATGCAAATGCTCGGTGGCCGTGGCGAAGGGGGCGGAGGTGGTGGTGGCGGCGGAGGCCGTGGCCGTGCTTCGTCAGGCGACGAGTATTCGTCCGAGCCGCGCAGCGCACCCTCGCGCGGCAATGCTCCGGCGCCGTCGGGCCCGGAAGACGACGTGCCATTTTAG
- the rplI gene encoding 50S ribosomal protein L9 → MPQAKTAKLRGAKRLPKGQHGGIELLLIQSVDHLGKQGDVVSVRPGYAMNYLLPQGLATIATDHHKRMVEKHRARLAQIQEARLAGLRAQANAMGELSITIEANANEEGHLYGSVGAHEIVNALKKSEVTITDDQVRLKGPLKELGLYTVQIHLGHEIDADLKVWVVPTVAEEQAKA, encoded by the coding sequence ATGCCACAAGCCAAGACTGCCAAGCTACGCGGGGCCAAACGCTTGCCCAAGGGACAGCACGGCGGCATCGAACTGCTGTTGATCCAGTCGGTCGACCACCTCGGCAAGCAAGGGGACGTGGTCAGCGTCCGCCCGGGCTATGCGATGAATTACCTGCTGCCGCAAGGTCTGGCGACGATTGCCACCGATCATCACAAGCGGATGGTCGAGAAGCACCGCGCCCGCCTGGCCCAGATTCAAGAAGCGCGCTTGGCCGGCTTGCGTGCCCAGGCGAATGCGATGGGCGAGCTGAGCATCACCATCGAAGCCAACGCCAACGAAGAAGGTCACCTGTACGGCTCGGTCGGCGCTCACGAAATTGTCAACGCCCTGAAGAAGAGCGAAGTGACGATCACCGACGACCAGGTCCGACTGAAGGGCCCGCTCAAGGAATTGGGCCTGTACACCGTGCAAATCCACCTGGGGCACGAGATCGACGCCGATCTCAAGGTCTGGGTCGTGCCGACCGTGGCCGAAGAACAAGCCAAGGCCTAG
- the dnaB gene encoding replicative DNA helicase yields MATADRSEGRNGAKRSVTEFFDRQPPQNLDAERAVLGSILLDPQCCDDIALRVRGDDFFAPEHRTLFNHLLGMHNDGVRIDSTLLVERLRKHGEFESVGGINFLLEIADAVPTATNAGHYAEIVRDKATLRSMIGAAGEILRDSYDHSLEARELLARAEEKIFAILEKKGTGSILALKDVLDEAMARIDARMQQGGGLSGLPTGFTDIDALTGGMHGSELIILAARPSMGKTAFAANIAEHCAAKEERTVLFVSLEMSRLELAERILCSHGRINGHKLRNNMLSAMDRRKFVETSNKLSQAPLFIDDTPSRTITEIAAAARRLKLRNELALVVIDYLQLIEPDNAKDPRQEQVAKIARRLKGMARELRVPVICLAQLNRQTEMSRENIPRLSHLRESGAIEQDADVVMFVHREEYYATSQEEKERLAGQADIIIAKQRNGPIGDVKVAWAKDYTRFENLARTDEYGFN; encoded by the coding sequence ATGGCCACCGCCGATCGCAGCGAAGGACGTAACGGGGCCAAGCGGAGCGTCACCGAGTTCTTTGACCGCCAGCCCCCCCAGAATCTCGACGCCGAGCGGGCGGTGCTGGGGAGCATTCTGCTCGATCCGCAGTGCTGCGATGACATCGCGCTGCGCGTCCGTGGCGACGACTTCTTCGCCCCCGAGCATCGGACGCTGTTCAATCATCTGCTCGGCATGCACAACGACGGCGTGCGGATCGATTCGACGTTGCTGGTCGAGCGGCTCCGCAAGCATGGCGAGTTTGAATCGGTCGGCGGGATCAACTTCCTGCTCGAGATCGCCGACGCGGTCCCCACGGCCACGAATGCCGGGCATTACGCCGAAATCGTTCGCGACAAAGCCACCCTGCGCTCCATGATCGGCGCGGCCGGCGAAATCTTGCGAGACTCCTACGACCATTCGCTCGAAGCTCGCGAGCTACTGGCACGGGCCGAGGAAAAGATTTTCGCGATCCTTGAGAAAAAGGGGACCGGCTCGATTCTGGCCCTGAAGGACGTGCTTGACGAAGCCATGGCCCGCATCGACGCCCGGATGCAGCAAGGAGGCGGGCTCAGCGGCCTGCCGACCGGCTTCACCGACATCGACGCCTTGACCGGCGGGATGCACGGCTCGGAGCTAATTATCCTGGCGGCCCGGCCCAGCATGGGCAAGACGGCGTTCGCCGCCAACATCGCCGAGCACTGCGCCGCCAAGGAAGAGCGAACCGTACTGTTCGTCAGCCTGGAAATGTCGCGGCTCGAATTGGCCGAACGTATTCTCTGCTCGCACGGCCGGATCAACGGCCACAAGCTGCGCAACAACATGCTCTCGGCCATGGATCGGCGCAAGTTCGTCGAAACCTCGAACAAGCTCAGCCAGGCCCCGCTATTCATCGACGACACCCCCAGCCGAACGATCACCGAGATTGCTGCCGCGGCGCGGCGGCTGAAGTTGCGCAATGAGCTGGCGCTGGTGGTGATCGACTACCTGCAGTTGATCGAGCCGGACAACGCCAAGGATCCGCGCCAGGAACAGGTGGCCAAGATCGCTCGACGTTTGAAGGGGATGGCCCGCGAACTGCGCGTGCCGGTGATCTGCCTGGCCCAGTTGAATCGCCAGACGGAAATGTCGCGCGAGAACATCCCCCGGCTCAGCCACTTGCGCGAATCGGGCGCCATCGAGCAGGACGCCGACGTGGTGATGTTCGTCCACCGCGAAGAGTACTACGCCACAAGCCAGGAAGAAAAAGAACGACTTGCCGGCCAGGCCGACATCATCATCGCCAAGCAGCGCAATGGCCCAATTGGCGACGTAAAGGTAGCCTGGGCCAAGGACTACACGCGGTTCGAGAATCTGGCACGAACCGATGAGTATGGGTTTAACTAG
- the lhgO gene encoding L-2-hydroxyglutarate oxidase, whose amino-acid sequence MVFDLLVIGCGIVGLATAWQFQRRRPGARVLLIDKEASIAFHQTGRNSGVLHSGIYYRPGSLRANNCRVGKQALVDFCQEYGIAHDICGKVIVAVDDGELPALQRIFERGQANGVVCEMIDRDRLHAIEPHASGVRAIWVPETGIVDYPGVCRKLAELITASGGEVRLNTAARQIAGDGSLVRVVTTAGEFSAKQLVNCAGLHSDRVARMSGAQLDAQIVPFRGEYYELKPAAHHLCRNLIYPVPNPEFPFLGVHFTRLIHGGIECGPNAVLALAREGYTWRDINLNDLFETLRFRGFRRLTRRYWSMGLDEMGRSLSKAAFVRALQRLIPEITADQLEAAPSGVRAQAVGSDGFVIDDFLIESHGRVVNVCNAPSPAATASLNIGNLIADRLLAE is encoded by the coding sequence ATGGTGTTCGATTTGCTCGTGATCGGTTGCGGAATTGTCGGTTTGGCGACTGCCTGGCAGTTCCAGCGCCGTCGCCCCGGCGCGCGAGTGCTGCTGATTGACAAGGAAGCGTCAATCGCCTTTCACCAGACCGGTCGCAATTCGGGCGTCCTGCACTCGGGCATCTACTATCGGCCCGGTTCGCTGCGGGCCAACAACTGCCGCGTCGGCAAGCAAGCTCTGGTCGATTTCTGCCAGGAATATGGCATCGCCCACGATATTTGCGGCAAAGTGATCGTGGCGGTCGACGACGGCGAGCTGCCCGCGCTGCAGCGTATTTTCGAGCGCGGCCAGGCCAACGGCGTGGTGTGCGAAATGATCGACCGCGATCGGTTGCACGCCATCGAACCCCACGCCAGCGGTGTACGGGCGATCTGGGTTCCCGAGACGGGCATCGTTGACTATCCAGGTGTGTGCCGAAAACTGGCCGAACTGATCACGGCCAGCGGCGGCGAAGTCAGGTTGAACACAGCCGCGCGGCAAATCGCTGGCGACGGTTCGTTGGTGCGCGTCGTGACAACCGCCGGCGAGTTCAGCGCCAAGCAACTGGTGAACTGCGCGGGCTTGCACTCGGATCGGGTGGCGCGAATGTCCGGGGCGCAGCTCGACGCGCAGATTGTTCCCTTCCGCGGCGAGTACTACGAATTGAAGCCAGCGGCCCATCACCTTTGTCGCAACCTGATCTATCCGGTGCCGAACCCCGAGTTTCCTTTCCTGGGCGTTCACTTCACGCGGTTGATCCATGGTGGCATCGAGTGCGGCCCGAACGCGGTGCTGGCCCTGGCGCGCGAAGGGTACACTTGGCGCGACATCAATTTGAACGATCTATTTGAAACGCTGCGGTTCCGCGGGTTTCGCCGACTGACACGGCGGTATTGGTCGATGGGGCTCGATGAAATGGGGCGCAGCCTGAGCAAGGCGGCGTTCGTCCGCGCGCTGCAACGGTTGATCCCCGAAATCACTGCCGACCAACTGGAGGCGGCCCCCTCGGGCGTGCGCGCCCAGGCCGTCGGCAGCGACGGTTTCGTGATCGACGACTTTCTGATCGAAAGCCACGGCCGAGTGGTGAACGTCTGCAACGCCCCCTCGCCGGCGGCCACGGCCTCGTTGAACATCGGCAACCTGATTGCCGATCGACTGCTGGCCGAGTAG
- a CDS encoding HAD family hydrolase yields the protein MSTETHDRATQERSQASARQGSLRALLFDLDDVLFDGTIWRRWLVQLLGKIGHQVNYQTFFQPWDQVHLEAVCRRASTFDQAFRSFLSDAGLTSAQVDEVAAAGLSQCRHLQASLRPFPGVRGTLARLKQSGCRLAVVATSPYTANDLCARLRPLGLDRHFDLVASSFDRQRYLLDTDIFRDALHTLQVAPETAAFVGHDSEAIRNARGAGLCGMAFNFDRDVEADVHLRRFDDLYEMVDHSAARPIKRAA from the coding sequence ATGAGTACGGAAACTCACGATCGTGCTACGCAGGAGCGCAGCCAAGCTTCAGCACGACAGGGCTCGCTACGGGCGCTGCTGTTCGATCTGGACGACGTGCTGTTCGATGGCACGATTTGGCGCCGCTGGCTGGTGCAGTTGCTCGGCAAGATCGGGCACCAAGTCAATTATCAGACCTTCTTCCAGCCCTGGGACCAGGTCCATCTCGAAGCTGTCTGTCGCCGGGCATCGACATTCGATCAAGCCTTTCGCTCGTTCTTGTCCGATGCCGGGTTGACGTCGGCCCAGGTCGACGAGGTGGCGGCGGCCGGACTTTCCCAGTGCCGACATTTGCAGGCTTCGTTGCGGCCGTTTCCTGGCGTGCGCGGCACGTTGGCGCGGTTAAAGCAGTCCGGCTGTCGGCTGGCGGTCGTTGCAACGAGCCCGTACACCGCAAACGACCTGTGCGCTCGGCTCAGGCCGCTGGGCCTCGATCGGCACTTCGATCTGGTGGCGTCATCGTTCGACCGCCAGCGCTATCTGCTCGACACCGACATCTTTCGCGATGCGCTCCACACGCTGCAAGTCGCCCCCGAAACGGCGGCCTTTGTCGGCCATGACTCCGAAGCGATTCGCAACGCTCGCGGCGCGGGCTTGTGCGGCATGGCGTTCAACTTTGACCGCGATGTCGAGGCCGACGTCCATCTGCGCCGCTTCGACGACCTGTACGAAATGGTCGACCACTCGGCCGCGCGGCCGATCAAGCGCGCAGCCTGA